The DNA region TTGCCGCCCGCCTGATCCTGGCGATCTCACTGACCGTTGCGGTCGCCTGCGCCATCCTCGGCGGCTTCTCGATCAGCCAGCAACGCGCGCTGACCCGGCTCGCGCTCGATCAGCAGCTCAAGCTGCAATATGACAGCGTGATTGCAGCGATCGACTATGAAGGACGCGCCGCGCTCGCGGTCTCGGCCGTGGTCGCCGCCCTGCCGCCGGTCGGCGAGGCCATCGCCAGGGGTGACCGCGACGGGCTCGGCAAGCTGCTCGGCGATCCCTGGGCGGCGATGAAGGCGCAAGGCATCCCGCTGATCACGTTCTGGCAGGCCCCGGCTGTGAGCTTCTACCGGGTCCATGCGCCAAAACTGTTCGGCGACGACGCCTCCGCGCGACGCACGACCGTGGTGGAATCGATCAAGGCCGGCAAGCCGATCGTCGGCGTCGAGCCCGGCCGCGAAGCACTTTCGATCTTCGGCATGACCCCGATCATGCGCGATGGCAAGACCATCGCCAATGTCGACATCGGCGTCGCCTTCGGCAAGGAGTTCGTCGACCGCGCCAAGAAGCGTTTTGGCATCGACCTCGCCGTGCACTCCTTCGACGGCCAAAACTTCAAGCGGCTGTCCTCGACCTTCGGCGACACCGTGGTCGCGACGGCGGAGGAGCTCAAAAGCGTGATGAACGGCACAGCACTGCTGCGCGACGCTGTTCTCGACGGCCACGCAGTCGAGCTCTATGTCGGCCAGATCAGGAACTATGCCGGCGAGCCGGTCGCCGTGCTCGAGATCGTCAAGGACACCTCGGACTATGCCGCCGCCGCTGCCAGCGCGCAGCGCAATCTGATCCTCGGCACGATCGCGATCCTCCTCGCAGCCGTGCTGCTCGCCTTCCTGCTCGGGCGCGGCCTGTCGCGGCCGCTGACCGCGATCACGGCGGTGATGAACCGGCTGTCCAGCGGCGACACCAGCGTCACGATACCCGGCAGCGACCGGCGCGACGAGCTCGGCACCATGGCCAAGGCGGTCGACGTGTTTCGGCGCAGCATGGTCGAGACCTCGTCGCTGCGCGAGGCCCAGGAAGCCGACAAGGCGAAGGGCGCGCTGGAAAAACAGGCGTTGCAGCGCCAGATGGCCGACCGCTTCGAAGCCGACGTCAAGGGCGTGGTCGCCGCGGTCGCGCACGCCACCGGCGACATGCAGCGCGTCGCAACCGAGATCACCACCAGCGTCAACGGCGCCTCGGAGCGGACCACGGCGGCAGCCGCCGCCTCCGAGCAGGCGTCAGCCAGCGTCAATGCCGTCGCCGCGGCGACCGAAGAGCTGGCGTCCTCGATCACCGAGATCGGCCGCCAGGTCACCCATTCCGCCCACGTCGCCGACAACGCCGTGGTCAAGGCCAGGGAAACCACCGAGATGGTGACGAGCCTTGCCGCATCCGCCGAGAAGATCGGCGACGTGCTGCGCCTGATCAGCGCGATCGCCAGCCAGACCAACCTGTTGGCGCTCAACGCCACCATCGAGGCGGCGCGTGCCGGCGAAGCCGGTCGCGGCTTTGCCGTGGTCGCCGCCGAGGTGAAGGGGCTGGCGAGCCAGACCGCCAAGGCGACCGAGGAAATCGCCGGCCAGGTCAGCGCGATCCAGTCGGCCACCGGCAATTGCGTCGGCGCGATCGGCGACATCAGCGGCACCATCCGCGAGATCTCCGGCATCGCCACCGCGATCGCCGCCGCCGTCGAGCAGCAGGATTCCGCGACGCGCGAGATCGCCCGCAGCGTGCAGCAGGCCTCCGCCGGCACCGTCGAGGTCTCCAGCAACGTCGCCGGCGCGAGCCAGGCCGCCGGCCAGTCCCGCGCCC from Bradyrhizobium genosp. L includes:
- a CDS encoding methyl-accepting chemotaxis protein; this translates as MFKLRSIAARLILAISLTVAVACAILGGFSISQQRALTRLALDQQLKLQYDSVIAAIDYEGRAALAVSAVVAALPPVGEAIARGDRDGLGKLLGDPWAAMKAQGIPLITFWQAPAVSFYRVHAPKLFGDDASARRTTVVESIKAGKPIVGVEPGREALSIFGMTPIMRDGKTIANVDIGVAFGKEFVDRAKKRFGIDLAVHSFDGQNFKRLSSTFGDTVVATAEELKSVMNGTALLRDAVLDGHAVELYVGQIRNYAGEPVAVLEIVKDTSDYAAAAASAQRNLILGTIAILLAAVLLAFLLGRGLSRPLTAITAVMNRLSSGDTSVTIPGSDRRDELGTMAKAVDVFRRSMVETSSLREAQEADKAKGALEKQALQRQMADRFEADVKGVVAAVAHATGDMQRVATEITTSVNGASERTTAAAAASEQASASVNAVAAATEELASSITEIGRQVTHSAHVADNAVVKARETTEMVTSLAASAEKIGDVLRLISAIASQTNLLALNATIEAARAGEAGRGFAVVAAEVKGLASQTAKATEEIAGQVSAIQSATGNCVGAIGDISGTIREISGIATAIAAAVEQQDSATREIARSVQQASAGTVEVSSNVAGASQAAGQSRALTGNVLDAASQLGDQAAALSQSVDTFLAGLRNAA